One Setaria italica strain Yugu1 chromosome II, Setaria_italica_v2.0, whole genome shotgun sequence DNA segment encodes these proteins:
- the LOC101763854 gene encoding SEC14 cytosolic factor, giving the protein MAAASEEAIKQFSALMEQLEEPLKTTFQNVHQGNLRGTLVRYLKAREWSVPKAHKMLMDCLNWRIQNEIDSVLAKPIVPPDLYRAIRDTLLVGLTGYSKQGQPVYAFGVGLSTFDKASVNYYVQSHIQMNEYRDRVVLPAASKKFGRQINTCLKVMDMTGLKLSALSQIKMLTMITTVDDLNYPEKTETYYIVNAPYVFSACWKVVKPLLQERTKKKIQVLYGSGRDELLKVMDYQSLPHFCKREGSGSSSDSLDGVDCYSYDHPFHQQMYNYVKQQSLKLDSVGPIKQGSLHVDVPSPGFEEVKIAETIESELHKLRGGNGLTHSFNRIKIEGP; this is encoded by the exons ATGGCGGCCGCTTCCGAGGAGGCCATCAAGCAGTTCTCCGCGCTCATGGAGCAGC TGGAGGAGCCGCTCAAGACCACATTCCAG AATGTGCATCAAGGAAATCTGAGGGGGACTTTGGTGCGTTATCTGAAGGCCAGAGAATGGAGTGTCCCTAAAGCTCATAAAATG CTTATGGATTGCTTAAATTGGAGAATACAGAATGAGATTGACAGCGTGTTGGCT AAACCCATTGTGCCACCTGATCTATATAGAGCTATCCGGGATACGCTTCTTGTTGGATTGACAGGGTACTCCAAGCAG gGACAACCTGTTTATGCATTTGGTGTTGGTCTCAGTACCTTTGACAAGGCTTCG GTGAACTACTATGTTCAGTCACACATACAGATGAATGAATATCGAGACCGTGTTGTCCTC CCGGCTGCATCAAAGAAGTTTGGGAGACAGATCAATACCTGCTTGAAGGTTATGGACATGACTGGCCTGAAGCTGTCTGCGTTGAGCCAAATAAAG ATGTTGACCATGATTACCACTGTTGATGACCTTAATTATCCTGAGAAAACTGAGACTTATTACATTGTGAATGCACCATATGTTTTTTCGGCATGTTGGAAG GTTGTGAAGCCACTTCTACAAGAAAGAACTAAAAAGAAGATCCAAGTCCTGTATGGCTCTGGGAGGGATGAGTTATTGAAG GTTATGGACTACCAGTCACTTCCGCATTTTTGCAAGAGGGAAGGATCAGGTTCATCCAGTGACTCTCTGGACGGTGTTGATTGCTACTCCTATGACCATCCTTTCCACCAGCAGATGTACAACTACGTGAAGCAGCAATCTCTGAAGCTGGACTCTGTTGGTCCCATAAAACAAGGCTCACTCCATGTGGATGTGCCCTCACCTGGCTTTGAGGAGGTCAAGATCGCGGAGACCATCGAATCGGAGCTCCACAAGTTGAGGGGAGGCAACGGCCTCACTCACTCTTTCAACAGAATCAAGATCGAAGGTCCATGA